The nucleotide sequence TTTCCTCTCAGGCAAATTTCTCCACGCGGCTCACTGGAAAGTGCGTCATATCCCATCTCTGGTACAGATTCAAGCCTGGCCTCAATGGTTGTCATGGGAATTCCAACCGTTCCCATCATAGAAAACACATCGCCGATTGCTGTGAAACAACCAGCACAGCTTTCAGTAAGAcctatcacaaaaaaaaaaaaaaaaaaaaaaatagtagattAATATGTCATACACATACACAAAATCATACACAAAAATTAATGGAAAAATTGGTGGAAGTTTTATTGGgtaaaactatttttcataagatTCATTTAAAGTGTAGCCTTCAGAAAACTTTGATAAAGTTATGTATTTGAGTCATCATCAAAATATTGTGCATAGCATAAGATGCAATATACCATACCATATCCTTGTGATAATGTGGATCCAATAGTGACTCTCAAACACTCCTCCACATGTATAGGCAAAGGCGCAGCTCCTGATAACAGGATACGAACACGTCCACCCAGCGCTTGTTTTGTCTACCCacaaaaccaatattttttaGTTATGATTAAACCAAACTTTGTTAGACGAGTTCACAAAGATAAGTAGTGTACCTTATCAAACACAAGTCTATCAAAGAAAGGGGCTGCTTTGTGTTGTGGAAGACCCTTCTCTAGATATCTTAACTTACTGTTAATGGATTCTGGATTAGTTTATACACAAATATATAACCAAAACACTCAGAGTTTTGTGGTAAACACGTACTAGTTGTATGCATACTGAAATAAAGCACTTTGCAGTGACCCGGCGGATGAAACTTTGCTTTTGATACCTACATTTGAAAAGCATATAGTCAACACTAATTGAGTAGTATAATTACATAAGTATAACTGTATAAGAAAGTCGTTTAAATATGTTAGCtataaaacaagagaagagCATAAGAAGAATATAGTTGTGATTTACCAGCGCTAATACGATCGAAAACTCTAGGAACACCACAAAATATAGTCGGTTTCAGTGTCTGAACATCTTCAAGCAGGAACCTGACATCCTGCAATAATAAAGAGAATATTTTATATGCAACATTAAGAGTTGAAACAAAATACTTGAAAAATTGAATCCGAAACTGTAGATCGATGTCTTACGCCTTGCCAAAATCCTATTGCGGATCCCTTGAAGATGCAATAGGTCGCCATTATCTGGTCGTATACATGAGCAAGGGGAAGAAAGGAGAAGTAGACATCGTCGTCTGCTGCCTAAAAACATTACAATGTTGTATATTTCTTGTCAGCACTATATAGTTTCACAAATATACGAAATTAAATTTCACTCATTGGATGAGTTTGAACAAACTTTCTCAGAAGTAGTTacagaaaacaaaaaagtttaaattaatataCATTAACCATAAAGCATAATGTTCTATTAATCACATAATTTGAAATCAATGTCTGCATCTCAATATTTTCAAAAGGTTTTTCATTCTATAAATACCTATAAACTTATTAGAAACTAAGTACTGAAAATTGTTATCTTACCACTTTGTCTGTCAACCTAATAATTTGGTCAATAGACAACACTTCAGACATGAAAGCTTCATTCTTAATAATGACACCTTTGGGTTCTCCAGTTGTTCCACTTGTGTACATTATTGTGCAAATGTCAGTCTTCTTTTTTGGTGGTAGATCGCAATCCAAACTTCCctaaagaaagaaaggaagatAACTAAGAAGTGAGAATGTTGAATCAAAATTGTTCATGCTCCTTATTTGAATACAAATAGGCAGATGAAAACATGGTTTATGGTTTTAAATTCTGTCCGCAAACGCAATTGTAGCCACAATATAAAAGATTTTGTGGTCTCCGCAACGACATCGCAACTGCGATATAAAGTTTTGTAGCGTAACTGGAACAGCAATCTAATACACTATGATGTACCGACTGGAGAAACTCTCCCCAGGAGAAGCAGGATGTGCCAAATTCCTCAGCTTCCTTCTTTTGTGTGGTAGAAACATTTCCAAAGCTTACAATAGCTACAATATTAATTTACAAAGTTGTCAACATTAATTAGAGGAACAAACAAATAAACCTTAATCTGGACTGAGAGTAAATTAGACAACAATGCTTGACCTACTTTTTAGATTTGAAGAACACCGATCAAGACATGACAAAATCTGTTGAAACAAATGTTAGTTCAATAAgggaaaaaaatgttatatggTTAGTTATTTCTTAGAAGATTTATCAATAGAACCGTTAAATGTGAAAACATTGAACTGAAAGAACAAGAACATACTGATGGAATCTTATTTTCCTGTACAAATGCAATTGAAACTTCAGCATGGTTTATGATGAACTCCACAGCATTAGGACCTGTTAGGATATGTTTGAAATGATAAAAGAAATCACATTagcttgtttggattgactgTTTGTGTAtcagcttatggaaacaacttatgacatgtccactgttttcagcttaagctatccaagatagcttatgaaaactatttatagcttatacatgaaaacaatttgactttattttatacaTTGTTATAGAAGTAGATTATACATAGGTGCTTATATAATAGGTGTTTATGCTATAAACACTtagttaagttgtttatccaagcAAGGCCAAAACAACTGTGAAGGCAGAAAAGACATACCAAGGGAGTCATATAGTGGAACATATGTTACTGCAGAGCTATTGCAAGCCTGCAATATAgtaaaattgaataattaacaAATACAATTAATTTACAATAACAATGATGATGTAATTACAAACAAAGTACTATACCTCCATTGCAATGATCCATTCAGGACAGTTGGAACCATATATGCCACAGTGATCTCCCTAGTAACATAAAACCATTAATCAGATAATAAATTTCACATTTAATGTGTCTCAATATCGACCAGTTACATgtacttttttgcttatatttaagtcCAGAGAGAATGTTGAAAGAGCAGGAACTACTGAAAACTCACGGGATTGATGCCACGGCTTCTCATGGCTGAGCCCATTTGGATGGAAACATCGTAAACCTCTTTATATGTGAGCCATGAATAAGGTCCTGCCTGAAAATTCAAGCTCAATATTCACATAAAGTTTTCACAATTTAAcaggaaaaaaaagaaacaagattTTGTGCTCTTGAAACTTCAACAAAGAATAAATGGAATTGATATACATTGAAGACGAAGTTAGTACCTTAGAATCGAGTTTTTGACGCCTTCCAAGCATCTGGTTGTCGGGGCTCCTGTTAACAGAATCCCTGCAAAAGGAAACCATAAAAACTTCTAAGATAAAAGGCTCAAAAGCCAAATACTACTATTATACATGTTAAAATGAACATATAAAAAAGATAAGGACTCTTAGAACATGGATAATTagtaaaataagtaaataaaaaatcataagttCAAGTAACATAATCAGTATTAACAAAGTTGGTTAGACTAGAGCAAACTTGTAGTACTAGTAATACTACTTATGATTGACTAAATATATTGCATTAGAGAGAAAAAACAGTTGCATTGAAAGATATTCCACCTAATTAAATGCATTGTCAAGTGCTTGAACGTCATTAGGGTCGGTTTGAATCGACTTATTTAAGCTTATTCACtaacataatcacttatttttgaaggaatactAACATAATCACTTATGAAGCTGTCTATAGCATAATCAACAAAGTAGAATAGTGACCTGAAGAAATCCCAAGGGGACTCTAAACCAGTAGGCAACTCCATAAGACCATCTTTGGCATAAATGCATCTATAGACAGGGCCTGCTGATGGCCTTCCATCAGATGTAGCAGGCCTTCCTTCCTCAACTTTCACAGTATAAACCTCTGACATTATGAAACTGAAACAGGAATGAAATCTGCAGCAAAATGTGTGTGTTTCAGAACTGTGACTTGCAGGGTAGTTGAGTTCTGATAGAAATAAATTCTAAGACTAGTTTTGGTGTTGCATGTGTTAATAACAGTTTTTTCAAAGCTGTTTTATACACTTTTTCAGCTGTTTATGTTTATTTGCATGCTTTTCAGAAACTCTTAAGTCCTTGTAAGCATTTATAGTGGGCTGTAAAAGGTTGGTGAAGCTTCAAAACTACCTTTGTCACTATTCTAACGGACAAAATcagaaatagaaaagaaaaacattcatAAAATAGTCCAACCTTTCAAAAGACAAGAAAATTATTGGTACATTATTTGGATTTTACagtattttatttgtaattttttttaaactcaatGTCTATCTATGAATGGCAGTataatacaaatttttatatttgtcatAAAAGAAAtagtacaatttatttttttaatcatcatTACTACATGCTTACATAGTATAGTTTTGAACAATgaacatattattattattattagtattttgACAAGGCATTAACATACTAATCAAATTGCTGAAACTTAAGCCACTTGGCTGGCCAATAATGTACCCTTAAATTCTGCATAATACTATCATGCTAATTTATTGGTCACCATTTATGTTACATATAATGAATTCATGAAGCTGTTGTACTAGTGCATTTATTGTGTGAGTAGTTGGTGCTTTCCAATGCCGGccgaaagaaagaaagaaatgttTGAGATTAATGTCAACAGAAATGTTTAGATGATCTAGTCAATACATAAATTGTTCCAcaagtacttttttaaaaataaaatcttattgatataatttgagcataaatatcaatattaatcAAACGATAATATTctttttggaaaatgttaacttgtgcccttagggcacatactaatagaaattatgtattaaaaattatgttaatttattgctcaaaatgtttaatattaatttttttaattaaattcttacCATTAATAGAATGAAATTAATGTTTAACATGTgtccttagggcacaagttaacacgACCCATTTCTTTTTactaatttaactatttaattattccaCTTTTAGACAAGTTGGTAACGACGGattggaaaaaaatgaaaaacaattttggAGAAGAAAACCAGATGAAAAGAAAACGATTTGCTAGTTAAGTTGGGGGTGGAAAATTGGATGCATGCAGTTGTGAATTGGTGCAACAAAACTCATTATTAGGTGCATTACGATGCCGTcttatacaaaaaattaaattcagtAACTTATGTGACCATAGTCAACTATATGGTTGAACCAATACTTGATTGGACATATGATCATAGTAAGGAAATTTGTCAAAAAGATTTCTTAAGTTGTATGGTTTAATTGGTGATAAAAATACCTTCTggatagacttttttttttaattaaaaatgactaAATATAACCGTGTAAAAACGTAGGTAGAAACGATAGTAACATTGTcttgtgaagaaaaaaagaggaCGAGGAAGATAAAGTTAGTGGCCAATTGAAAAGATAGACACTTATACCTAATTTCTTGTGCTAGCCATAATGTTTCATGCAACATTTATGGCATGCATGTGGGCACCGCAAAATGAATGGTACAATACCCTTGCTTTTTTGGTTTGTTGATAGTTACTagtacatgttttttttatatttttatggtggtcggggtttgaacctcagaccttgtatatattatgcgttgttcataccaattgagctaagctcacaaagACCGTTACTAATACATgtttaatttcatcatttatttaCGAATATTAAAACCAATGAAGAATAAAATCTAGTGGTATAGAGATTATTTTACTCCTAAGAATTTCTCTTGATTGAAATTTCAATTCTCAAATGAAGGACAATActttaaaaattgattcaaatCTAACGAAGGTATTTATTATGTTTAAATGGGTAAAATGTATTTTAATACATGGAAACCAAATGTTGAATGTTTGATTCGACTTAAGACCTATGAAGAAATCAGAGCTTCCTTGGATAGACTGGATTGAAGATTTAATTTTAGCTGATTCATGACATTGTGtatgttttattatgttgttgaattatgttcttgaatttgttatattgttgaaattgttatttttaatgtatgttgttgaaattaaatttcttgTGTCTGAACCAATCTTATATTTTAAGGTTTATATTGAAAACTTTTTCGATAAATGTTAATagcaaattcaaaacataaaaattatctGGACTAAAACATTTACAATTagttacaaatataaaaatatatttattcataCGTTGAATCATTCATTATATAATCACTAAAATTTATTGAACCAAAGGATCGCTATAATGTTACTAAACCAAGAGAGCGACACTCCCGTAAAAAAATTCACTCATTCGTTAATGAAGTTTGATTCAGAAGTTAACAATACTCCACATAAACGTGTATTTAAATCTTCATATCAGTAAGCTCTACTTTGAATATGATGAGCTCCAAGACTCAAAACTATATCATTTGATGGTCCAAATTAATgtttctttgaaatttgaagTAGACCCGAGTTGAATGCTCAGAacattatgataattttttcacACTCTACATACTTCTCACGTTCActccaaaatttcaaaaatgccTTCGAGTTTTTTGGATTCTAAAGTCCAAATGTCTAAATTGGGGTTTTTCGACCATTTTCAAAGTGTAAAaaaagactattactttttccaccctatgtctttcctcgcacgccctatttttttttcttcttcaattttaaccctggtccggatttcgttttccagattgcattgttagaattttgcagatgtttccggatttgaaaatccggaataatgttttaccataacttttgtaattttaatcttcaaaattcgtaaaataaaataaaacacagaaataaaaagacacaaacataaaaacaactcattttattaatatataaataatacattacaataattttcaagctttttaagcttattacataagatgtTAAATCTATTTCTACTCTTAACTTATTACATAAGCAATACCGGTGGCTGTGGAGAGGAAAGAGGGGGGAG is from Medicago truncatula cultivar Jemalong A17 chromosome 1, MtrunA17r5.0-ANR, whole genome shotgun sequence and encodes:
- the LOC25482683 gene encoding long chain acyl-CoA synthetase 2, producing MSEVYTVKVEEGRPATSDGRPSAGPVYRCIYAKDGLMELPTGLESPWDFFRDSVNRSPDNQMLGRRQKLDSKAGPYSWLTYKEVYDVSIQMGSAMRSRGINPGDHCGIYGSNCPEWIIAMEACNSSAVTYVPLYDSLGPNAVEFIINHAEVSIAFVQENKIPSILSCLDRCSSNLKTIVSFGNVSTTQKKEAEEFGTSCFSWGEFLQSGSLDCDLPPKKKTDICTIMYTSGTTGEPKGVIIKNEAFMSEVLSIDQIIRLTDKVAADDDVYFSFLPLAHVYDQIMATYCIFKGSAIGFWQGDVRFLLEDVQTLKPTIFCGVPRVFDRISAGIKSKVSSAGSLQSALFQYAYNYKLRYLEKGLPQHKAAPFFDRLVFDKTKQALGGRVRILLSGAAPLPIHVEECLRVTIGSTLSQGYGLTESCAGCFTAIGDVFSMMGTVGIPMTTIEARLESVPEMGYDALSSEPRGEICLRGNSLFSGYHKRQDLTQEVIVDGWFHTGDIGEWQPNGAMKIIDRKKNIFKLSQGEYIAVENIESKYLQCPLISSIWVYGNSFESFLVAVVVPERKALEDWAVEHNFTGDFQSVCENLKARQYILDELKSTGQKLQLRGFEQLKAIYLEPSPFDIERDLVTPTFKLKRPQLLKYYKDQIDELYKEAKGTMA